The nucleotide window ATTTATTGGACCTGAAGCACCTCTTGAAATGGGTATTGTAGATACTCTTAAAGCTGAAGGTATTGAATCTGTAGGGCCTGTAAAAAGTGCAGCACAAATTGAAACAAACAAAGCATTCATGAGAGAATTATTTGAAACATATGATATACCAGGATCAATTAAATATGGTACATTCTATGACCTAGATGATGCATATGCATTTATTGATGATTTTAATGAACCTGTTGTAATAAAACCTATTGGATTAACAGGTGGAAAAGGAGTTAAAATCGTTGGTGATCAACTCAAAGATAATGAAGAAGCAAAAGAATATGTAAAAGAAATCTTTGACCAGAAAATGGGAGGATTCAGTGGAGTAGTAATAGAAGAATTACTAATAGGTGAAGAATACACAATCCAAGCATTTGTAGATGGAAAAAATCTAGTTCCAATGCCAGCAGCACAAGATCATCCACATGCATTTGAAGGAAATAAAGGACCAATAACAGGTGGAATGGGATCATACACAGATACAGGAGCTCTTCTTCCATTTTTAACACAAGAAGAATATGATCAATCAGTAGAAATCATGCAAAAAACAATTGATGCAATAGCACAACAAGAAGAACCATACAAAGGAATCTTATATGGACAGTTCATGATAACAAAAGATGGACCAAAAGTAATAGAATACAATGCAAGATTTGGAGATCCAGAATCAATGAATGTATTAAGTCTTCTTGATGATGATCTATCAAAAATAGCACAACAAATAGTAGATGGAACACTTGAAGATGTTAAATTTATGGACAAAGCATCAGTATGTAAATATGTAGTACCAGATAACTATCCTGCAACAAAAGCAGCAGATACAATAGTTGAAGTAGATAGTGATGCAATAGCACAAAAAGATGCAGATCTTTTCTATGCAGCAGTATATGCAGATGAAAATGATGATGTAAAACTTACATCTTCAAGAGCAATGGCAGTACTTGCAATACGTGATACAATAGATGAAGCAGAAGCAGCATGTGAAGAAGCAATAGGCTTTATTGATGGTGAAGTATATCACAGATCAGATGTTGCAACAAAAGCATTACTTGATGAGAAAATGGAACATATGAAAAATGTAAGAGGATAAGATTAAGGGGAAGATTTATTTAAGATTTTCAACACCTCTTCTCTTTTTCTCTTTTTATAACATTTTAATTTAGCAAATCATAATTTTCATATCGTATTTTTTAAAATAAAAACAACTATCATTTAATTTTCATAAAAATTAAGTAATGAATTATAAAATGTTTATTAAAAGAAGACTAACAAATATAAATATTATTTATTAAATAAAACTATAATTTCAAATTAATAATTTTATACTTTGACATGCGAAAAAATCTGAACTTTAAAAGGGGAATTTTTCACAAAAATAAGGGGAAATAAAAAAAACACTATATTTAACACAAAAAATAACTTTTAAGGATGTAATAGAATATGAAACATTTATTATCAATGTCTGATGTAAAAGACGATGTAGAAACAATACTAAGCATAGCTGAAGATCTTAAATCAGGAAAAATCAATGAAAAACCACTAGAGGATAAATATCTTGGAATGATCTTTGAGAAATCTTCAACAAGAACAAGAGTATCATTTGAAGTAGGTATGCATCAACTTGGAGGAACACCACTATATCTTTCAAGTAAAGACTTACAACTTAACCGTGGAGAACCAATATCTGATACAGCACGTGTACTTTCAAGATTCCTAGATTGTATAATGATTCGTGCAAAAAGCCATGCAAATGTAGAAGAACTTGCAAAATATGCAACAATACCCGTAATTAGTGGACTTACAGATAAAGAACATCCATGTCAAGCATTTGCAGATCTTCTTACAATTAAAGAATACAAAGGAGATTTCAATCGTAAACTTGTATTTGTTGGTGATGGAAACAATGTATGTAACTCACTTCTTCTTGCATCAGCATATGTAGGAATGGATATGACAGTAGCATGTCCAGAAGGATATGAACCTGATGAGGAAATATTTAATGAAGCAGTAAGTGAAGCTGAAAAAACAGGTGCAAAAATAGAAGTAGAACACGATATAAACAAGGCAGTTGAAGGTGCAGATATACTCTATACTGATGTATGGGTAAGTATGGGTGATGAAGCAGAACAACAAGAACGTGAAGAAGTTTTCAAACCTTTCCAAATCAATGCTCAACTACTATCTCAGGCAAATGATGGTGCAATAGTAATGCATTGTCTTCCTGCAATACGTGACCAGGAAATTACAGATGAAGTAATGACATCACAACAATCTGCAATATGGGATCAAGCAGAAAACAGACTACATGCACAAAAGGCAATATTATATCACATACTAAAAGAAGAATAAGAAAAACTACTTTCTTTTAGATACTATCTTAACCTTCACCCCTTATTTTTTTTTAATAACTTTTTTTTTAAGATAAAAATTGTAAAATAAGATTTTTTTTTATAGAAATAAAAATAGAATCAAAAAAAAAGAAAAAATATTTGAAGTTTTTAATATTTATTTATGTGCAGCATCATTTCCAAAGTTATAATGACATTTATAGCAATAATATGGATATTCTTTTCCACAAACACGTATAACACTTCTACTTTTACATGATGGACATATTCTTACCTCATCACAATCACTTTTTTGTGTTGAAAATGCTACTTCTGATGCAACATGATTAAGACCATGACTTTCAAGAGTACTAATTATACTATCTGGTGGTGTAGTTGTGTCTGTTGATATAGTATTACTTCCATCCATAGTTGCTGCTGCTGTCATACCCATCATCATCAAAGAAAAAAGTATAACAGCCATGATAGTAGTGATTTTATTTAATTTAACCATATTTTTTCACCTCTCAGATTGAAAAAACTATTTTTAAATGTTTATATTCAATATATGAAAAAGTAACAACTTTTTTTCATCTAATTACAAGTATATACTTACTTTTTATTATAAATAAGGGATTAATTGTTGATAAATTAAGGATTATTAAATTTTTTCTATAAACTTTTTTTAAAATACTTTAATATAAATAATCTATTTACTAAATAAAAGATAAAAAAATAAAATATAGAAGACTTTTATCTTAAAGTGCTTTACTTTTTTTATATATAGAATAAAAAAATTGAATATATTAAGGGTGAAAAATTAGAATGTTATCAAAAAGAATTATTCCATGTCTTGACTGTGATTTACAAGTACCAGAAGGACGTGTAGTTAAAGGAGTTGAATTTAAGGAAATTAAGTATGCGGGAAATCCTGTAGAACTTGCAACACGTTACTACAATGAAGGTGCTGATGAAATTGTACTTCTTGATATTACAGCATCACATGAACGTAGATCTACAATGGTAGATGTTATAGAAAAAACTGTTGAAAATGTATTTGTACCAATCTGTGTTGGTGGAGGAATACGTGAAGTTGATGATTATGTACGTATGCTTAAAGCAGGGGCAGATAAATGTTCAACAAATACATCAGCAATCAAAGATCCAACACTTATAAATCGTGCATCAGAAGTTGTTGGAAGTCAAGCATGTGTTATTGCAATTGATGCAAAAAGACGCTATGTGGAAGATCCAAAGGAATCTGATGAACATAATATTGTAGAAACAGATGAAGGATACTGCTGGTTTGACTGTAGTATTTATGGTGGACGTGAATTTACATCAATTGATGCAATCAACTGGGCTATTGAATGTGAAGAACGTGGTGCTGGTGAAATTCTTCTTACAAGTATGGATGGAGATGGAACAAAAGCAGGATATGATCTTGAACTTACACGTGCAATAAGTGAAAATGTATCAATACCTGTTATTGCATCAGGTGGAGTTGGAAATCCAGAACATATCTATGAAGCATTTAGTGAAGCTAAA belongs to Methanosphaera sp. and includes:
- the argF gene encoding ornithine carbamoyltransferase, with the protein product MKHLLSMSDVKDDVETILSIAEDLKSGKINEKPLEDKYLGMIFEKSSTRTRVSFEVGMHQLGGTPLYLSSKDLQLNRGEPISDTARVLSRFLDCIMIRAKSHANVEELAKYATIPVISGLTDKEHPCQAFADLLTIKEYKGDFNRKLVFVGDGNNVCNSLLLASAYVGMDMTVACPEGYEPDEEIFNEAVSEAEKTGAKIEVEHDINKAVEGADILYTDVWVSMGDEAEQQEREEVFKPFQINAQLLSQANDGAIVMHCLPAIRDQEITDEVMTSQQSAIWDQAENRLHAQKAILYHILKEE
- the hisF gene encoding imidazole glycerol phosphate synthase subunit HisF; the protein is MLSKRIIPCLDCDLQVPEGRVVKGVEFKEIKYAGNPVELATRYYNEGADEIVLLDITASHERRSTMVDVIEKTVENVFVPICVGGGIREVDDYVRMLKAGADKCSTNTSAIKDPTLINRASEVVGSQACVIAIDAKRRYVEDPKESDEHNIVETDEGYCWFDCSIYGGREFTSIDAINWAIECEERGAGEILLTSMDGDGTKAGYDLELTRAISENVSIPVIASGGVGNPEHIYEAFSEAKADAALAASIFHFHEYSIGEVKEYLKQKNIPVRI
- the purD gene encoding phosphoribosylamine--glycine ligase, producing MKILVVGSGAREHVIAKKLSENADVYTYMGRKNPGLRDVSVDYMVNDESDFDAIVKFAKDMEVDIAFIGPEAPLEMGIVDTLKAEGIESVGPVKSAAQIETNKAFMRELFETYDIPGSIKYGTFYDLDDAYAFIDDFNEPVVIKPIGLTGGKGVKIVGDQLKDNEEAKEYVKEIFDQKMGGFSGVVIEELLIGEEYTIQAFVDGKNLVPMPAAQDHPHAFEGNKGPITGGMGSYTDTGALLPFLTQEEYDQSVEIMQKTIDAIAQQEEPYKGILYGQFMITKDGPKVIEYNARFGDPESMNVLSLLDDDLSKIAQQIVDGTLEDVKFMDKASVCKYVVPDNYPATKAADTIVEVDSDAIAQKDADLFYAAVYADENDDVKLTSSRAMAVLAIRDTIDEAEAACEEAIGFIDGEVYHRSDVATKALLDEKMEHMKNVRG